From the Paraflavitalea soli genome, the window CTTAAACAAAAGATAAAATTTTTAGGGATATGCCAGCAAGGCATACAGTAAAGATCGGCCTTGCCTACCTGTAAGATATGTTAAAATATAGACCCTCTCTCTCCTCCAGATCCCCTAAATCCAAAAAATCCAGGTTCAGACTACTCGATCTCCTCAAAAATACCCGTTTGTTTATTCTTCCGCACATTGTCCCAACTGAAGTAACGGCCATTCATAGCTACATACACGCCGGGAGGTAGCGATTGTACGAAGGCCATGGCGCTACCCAGGTTGAACAATCCATCCGAGCTACCGAATTTGATGGGGATCATGGCCCCCGTCAGTACGATCGTTTTATTTTTGATGCTTTCAGCCAGCACTTTGGCAGTAATAGCCATCGTATCCGTACCATGCGTAATAATGATCTTGTCTTCTTCACATTGCACACATTGGTGCACGATCAGTTCACGATCCTGTGTCGTCATATCCAGGCTGTCGATCATCATCAACGTCCTGATCACCACCGGCACTTTATTACGACCCATTTCCAGCAGGTCATGCATCTGCGTATCCTTGAAGAACAGCTGACCATTCAGTTCATTGTACTCCTTGTCGAAAGTACCGCCGGTGATAAAAATACGAATGGGTTTAATAGGCATAATACACGCATTTTGTGCCGGTGAAATTATAACAATAAAAACTGGAGAAGGGCAGATTTAGAAAATCTCAAGCTTCCATTCCATTTGCTTCGTCGCTGTTTAAGAAGCGGGCAGATATGTTAAATGTTAATATAGCAGTGGGTTCATTTTCGTATGCCGTATTCTGATAACCCTGATTTCCTGCGCAGATACATGGTATGTAATACGATACTTGTAGAGCTCATAAGCCCTGTATGATCCATCGTTGTTTAAACGATACTTATCAGGAGAATGGTGTAACGGATTTTTGAGAAGGGCTTTAATGGAGAGAAGGATATTGTGACTTACTTTTTCCGCATTTTGAAGGGAATCCTTTTTTATATATTCATAAATTTCCTTCAATTGACGCTTTGCACTATTGTCTATTACAACAATCAGCGCCTGTTTTACCATGATTGCATTTCTTTTTCCAACTCTTCGAGCGTAGTAAACTCTCCGTTATTGATACGCTCCATAGCCTCATCCAGCTCTTTATTATAGGCTGCTATTGTACTCGCACTCTTACTGCCTTCCTTTTTCCTTTTGATGAAAGATTTAAGAAGTTGCAAAACTGATTTTTTATCAGCCTCATCCAACTGCATAAAGTATTTGTTCATTTCCTGCTCCAACGCTTTTGCCATATACACCATTTGATACAAATTTAATTTAAAAAACCAACTGTAAAAAGAAGCGCGCCGATCCTTTATTTTCTTTATCAAAGTCTCATAAGTCAATATAAGACAGCAGACATAAATATAATTAATTATAATAGTATTTAAAATAAAAACCCTGCGTTGGCGTAAAGAACGCCTTAAAGGAACAGGTAGACAGTAAGTTGGACTATCAGGTTCCCCCCATCCTCGAAATCCAGCTTTCTTTTTATAGTTTAGCGCCAGCAAAAAATCAACACATGAAAAACCGCTGGCGCC encodes:
- a CDS encoding type II toxin-antitoxin system RelE/ParE family toxin — protein: MVKQALIVVIDNSAKRQLKEIYEYIKKDSLQNAEKVSHNILLSIKALLKNPLHHSPDKYRLNNDGSYRAYELYKYRITYHVSAQEIRVIRIRHTKMNPLLY
- a CDS encoding asparaginase domain-containing protein; this encodes MPIKPIRIFITGGTFDKEYNELNGQLFFKDTQMHDLLEMGRNKVPVVIRTLMMIDSLDMTTQDRELIVHQCVQCEEDKIIITHGTDTMAITAKVLAESIKNKTIVLTGAMIPIKFGSSDGLFNLGSAMAFVQSLPPGVYVAMNGRYFSWDNVRKNKQTGIFEEIE